The genomic interval TCAACATGGTGCCCTTCCCGCGGCTGCACTTCTTCATGCCCGGCTTCGCCCCGCTGACGGCGCGTGGCAGCCAGCAGTACCGCGCCCTCACCGTGCCCGAGCTCACCCAGCAGATGTTCGATGCCAAGAACATGATGGCCGCCTGTGACCCCCGCCATGGCCGCTACCTCACCGTGGCCACCGTCTTCCGTGGCCGCATGTCCATGAAGGAGGTGGATGAACAGATGTTGGCCATCCAGAGCAAGAACAGCTCCTACTTTGTGGAGTGGATCCCCAACAATGTCAAGGTGGCCGTGTGTGACATCCCGCCACGGGGGCTGAAGATGTCCTCCACCTTCATCGGGAACAGCACGGCCATCCAGGAGCTCTTCAAGCGCATCTCGGAGCAGTTCACAGCCATGTTCCGCCGCAAAGCCTTCCTGCACTGGTACACGGGCGAGGGGATGGACGAGATGGAGTTCACCGAGGCCGAGAGCAACATGAATGACCTGGTGTCCGAGTACCAGCAGTACCAGGACGCCACGGCCGAGGAGGAGGGTGAGATGTACGAGGACGACGAGGAGGAGTCGGAGGCGCAGGGCGCCAAGTGACGCCCGCCGCCCCCAACACTGCCCGCAGCCCCCCGGCTTCgcgctgctgcagcccccaggtgctgctcccccCGCCATCCCCTCAGTGAGATGCTGAACGTGCAGAACAAGAACAG from Ficedula albicollis isolate OC2 unplaced genomic scaffold, FicAlb1.5 N02705, whole genome shotgun sequence carries:
- the LOC101812682 gene encoding tubulin beta-3 chain, which encodes MGTLLISKIREEYPDRIMNTFSVVPSPKVSDTVVEPYNATLSVHQLVENTDETYCIDNEALYDICFRTLKLTTPTYGDLNHLVSATMSGVTTCLRFPGQLNADLRKLAVNMVPFPRLHFFMPGFAPLTARGSQQYRALTVPELTQQMFDAKNMMAACDPRHGRYLTVATVFRGRMSMKEVDEQMLAIQSKNSSYFVEWIPNNVKVAVCDIPPRGLKMSSTFIGNSTAIQELFKRISEQFTAMFRRKAFLHWYTGEGMDEMEFTEAESNMNDLVSEYQQYQDATAEEEGEMYEDDEEESEAQGAK